Genomic segment of Puntigrus tetrazona isolate hp1 unplaced genomic scaffold, ASM1883169v1 S000000464, whole genome shotgun sequence:
GAAATAGATGATATTTTGAGGACTTTGTCCCTCTTTGTAAGGACAGAAAAAGAAGACGAAATAAGCTCacaaggtttggaacaacatgaagatACCGTTTCCAagtttgggtgaacttttccttttagACGAGCCACCCCAAGCATGATAAAGAAACTGTAGGACTTACTTTGTGTATTCTTCATTGTCTCTGTCGCACCGCGCATCCTTGTGCTTCTCCCAGTCTTTCCCGTGTTTGCAGGTAGTCAATAAAATGATATCATCCCCATTGTGTATATGATATAAAGCATTTCTGGTTTCAGAGCCGATGCCAGTTAGATACCTCTTCCCTTTGAAGACCAGCAAGTATTTCCGTAAGGGAGGGACATTGTTAAGATTGAGATAACCTTTGCTCCCTCCTTTCTGAGGATGGTCTTTTGAAAACAAAGGGATGGACACATCAAAGCGCGGTCTAAAGTTGTCCATGTCGGTGCTGGCCTTGGCCAACATGGCCTGGCCGATATCGAATCCTAGTTCCTCCGTATAATCAGGCCACGTTCCAGAGTACAAGTTAAAAATCAGATGGTTCCTTCCTTCGTACCACAGAGGGAGGCTTTGAATTCGGGCTCGGACGTTATGTACATATTGAGCTGACAGCTGGTCCCTGTCTAGAGTGTCTATACTCAATACAAACAGACAGGCCTCATTAGGGTCCGTCGTGTAGAATCGCGATTCCTCGATGGCTGCCAGAATCTTCTGGTAGCTTTCCGAGGGCGCCTCACCTTTCTGAGGCGGATACACATAGATTTTAAAGCCCCGTTCGCAGCGCTGGAAATCGAAGCAGGTCTCCATGCGACACCGCCGGCTCTTGTAGATGTTCTTCTGTATTTCTCGTCTCTCGCGAGGAGACGTGTGCTGATGAAGAAGCAGGGGTCCGTCCTCTTCCTGCTCGGCCTCACCAAGGTATGTCTGCAGGGGAGGATCCACCCAATCCGGCCAGCGGGGCGGCCGAGGCGGGACACCGGCCATCTGTGAGACTCCATAGAGCTCCGCATGGCTCTGGTTGTGGAACTCGCCGATTTGCAGGCCACACAGGTAGGCTAGTAGCAGGCTACAGGCCCCCA
This window contains:
- the LOC122333997 gene encoding exostosin-1-like, with amino-acid sequence MQAKKRYLLVSVGACSLLLAYLCGLQIGEFHNQSHAELYGVSQMAGVPPRPPRWPDWVDPPLQTYLGEAEQEEDGPLLLHQHTSPRERREIQKNIYKSRRCRMETCFDFQRCERGFKIYVYPPQKGEAPSESYQKILAAIEESRFYTTDPNEACLFVLSIDTLDRDQLSAQYVHNVRARIQSLPLWYEGRNHLIFNLYSGTWPDYTEELGFDIGQAMLAKASTDMDNFRPRFDVSIPLFSKDHPQKGGSKGYLNLNNVPPLRKYLLVFKGKRYLTGIGSETRNALYHIHNGDDIILLTTCKHGKDWEKHKDARCDRDNEEYT